The Primulina eburnea isolate SZY01 chromosome 6, ASM2296580v1, whole genome shotgun sequence genome contains a region encoding:
- the LOC140835279 gene encoding uncharacterized protein produces the protein MAENREDARYNPPDAIPIRDHFRPVINAHYSGIARGTINANNFELKPALINMVQQNQFAGTATADPHIEISTFRQTNFEQLYEAWERYKELLRKCPNHGFEDWVQIELFYNGLNGQTRTTVDAAAGGTIFAKSPAQAYDLLEQMTINSYQWPSERSGVQRTAGIYAVDPITSLTAQVSALTTQIATMNKVGTSNTEGPPVVVEESHFPEEVQYINNKNFGGFGRYRGREEKRVELTPVQDEKLSPTKGARGKKSERYDLNKCIDISLLPYPQRFLQLQAEFRKKKGLEDLKNLHTNNEFVDQVEGEVTEGTRRNLPQKLLDPGEFIVPCEIGGHLVEKAICDSGASINIMPSSLYEKLGLSKMRSTELSVQLADKSVKVPFGIVEDVELKIDKLKVLAEFLVLDMENSQDVHVILGRTLLAAVGAIIDVKRGKMTMEVEGQMVAVRASQKSYDPP, from the exons atggctgaaaacagagaggATGCGAGATATAACCCGCCAGACGCCATACCTATTAGAGACCACTTCAGACCAGTAATCAACGCACATTATTCTGGCATTGCTCGAGGGACAATAAACGCCAACAATTTCGAGTTGAAGCCTGCTCTGATAaatatggttcaacagaaccaattTGCAGGAACTGCCACTGCTGATCCTCAC ATTGAGATCAGTACCTTCAGGCAAACTAACTTTGAGCAGCTTTATGAAGCATGGGAGAGGTACAAGGAGTTGTTGCGGAAGTGCCCtaatcatggttttgaagactgggtgcagATTGAGTTGTTTTATAATGGGTTGAATGGCCAGACACGGACTACAGTGGATGCAGCGgcaggtggcacgatctttgccaagTCACCTGCTCAAGCCTACGACTTGCTTGAGCAAATGACTATTAACAGCTACCAATGGCCatctgagaggtcaggagtacAGAGGACTGCTGGAATTTATGCGGTGGATCCTATCACATCACTCACTGCACAAGTATCAGCATTGACTACACAGATAGCGACTATGAATAAAGTGGGTACATCAAACACTGAGGGACCACCGGTCGTTGTTGAAGAATCACATTTTCCCGAAGAAGTCCAATACATCAACAACAAGAACTTTGGAGGCTTTGGcagatatcgag GCAGAGAAGAGAAGAGGGTTGAACTCACACCTGTTCAGGATGAAAAACTAAGTCCAACCAAAGGAGCCCGAGGTAAGAAATCTGAGAGGTatgatttaaataaatgcattgaTATCTCTTTACTTCCCTACCCCCAGCGATTTTTACAATTACAAGCTGAATTTCGAAAGaaaaaaggtcttgaagatctcaagaacctacacaCTAATAATGAGTTTGTAGATCAGGTGGAAGGTGAAGTTACTGAAGGAACACGAAGAAATCTTCCTCAGAAGTTGCTCGATCCCGGTGAGTTTATTGTACCATGTGAAATAGGAGGTCATTTAGTAGAAAAAGCTATCTGTGACTCAGGAGCAAGTATAAATATAATGCCAAGTTCTCTCTATgagaaacttggattgagcaAGATGAGATCCACCGAGTTAAGCGTGCAGCTGGCAGATAAATCGGTGAAAGTACCATTCGGtattgtggaagatgttgaactGAAGATTGACAAATTGAAAGTTCTAGCAGAATTCTTGGTACTCGATATGGAGAATAGTCAGGACGTTCATGTCATTCTAGGACGAACTTTATTGGCTgctgttggagccatcatcgACGTGAAACGAGGAAAGATGACCATGGAAGTTGAAGGTCAAATGGTAGCAGTAAGGGCATCCCAGAAATCATATGACCCACCATGA